The Porites lutea chromosome 11, jaPorLute2.1, whole genome shotgun sequence genome includes a region encoding these proteins:
- the LOC140953257 gene encoding uncharacterized protein, translated as MEMAPTSVNSSRSKGPSNLQFKQDNRPAIEEKYSPDEIDAAYALLALSSSAPASPPCYKTVTVKPGADASSTATDDKQLPCVSQTPYQSTPQIHSCQVSPLAELNSFVAVALPYEDEKCPLKNEMHSTSLPGDFTVWRCGNHGVWACQQCFHAVNP; from the exons ATGGAGATGGCACCTACAAGTGTTAATAGTTCAAGAAGTAAAGGGCCCAGTAATCTGCAGTTCAAACAGGATAATAGGCCTGCTATTGAAGAG AAATATTCCCCAGACGAAATCGATGCGGCTTATGCACTTCTTGCGCTAAGCAGTTCAGCTCCAGCGTCTCCACCATGTTATAAGACAGTGACTGTTAAGCCTGGAGCAGATGCGTCAAGTACTGCAACGGATGATAAGCAGCTACCTTGTGTATCACAAACTCCTTACCAGTCCACTCCGCAGATACATTCTTGTCAAGTATCACCGCTTGCTGAACTGAACAGCTTTGTTGCCGTGGCTCTTCCATATGAAGATGAAAAATGCCCTCTCAAAAATGAAATGCACTCGACTTCTCTGCCA GGCGATTTTACTGTCTGGAGGTGTGGAAACCACGGCGTTTGGGCCTGTCAGCAGTGCTTCCATGCAGTCAATCcataa
- the LOC140953091 gene encoding uncharacterized protein: MRDVTVQVAGNLGAEAAAVAKAAEPKQQLEQQLESLETQLKQEKERGARKIQAVRLTCQNLVLHMAKTVKEYFKKTMEDTRREHKKELELARREGIQEGMRRQRHLLQRNMVCTSCNVNTSRLFMCSGCWSACYCGEECQRNHWPTHMETCRGFIPRTTEAQRV, translated from the exons ATGAGGGACGTGACCGTTCAAGTGGCTGGTAATTTAGGCGCTGAGGCAGCAGCAGTGGCAAAAGCTGCTGAACCTAAGCAGCAATTAGAGCAACAACTGGAATCACTGG AGACTCAGTTGAAACAGGAGAAGGAAAGAGGAGCAAGGAAAATACAGGCTGTGCGCTTGACTTGCCAGAATCTTGTACTTCACATGGCGAAAACGGTGAAGGaatacttcaaaaaaacaatggaGGACACGCGTCGGGAGCATAAAAAGGAATTGGAGCTAGCGCGTAGAGAGGGAATCCAGGAAGGAATGCGACGCCAAAGACATCTTTTACAAAGGAATATG GTGTGCACCAGTTGTAACGTGAATACGTCACGTCTGTTTATGTGCAGTGGATGTTGGTCAGCCTGCTACTGTGGAGAAGAATGCCAGAGAAATCACTGGCCTACACACATGGAAACTTGCCGCGGGTTCATTCCTAGAACTACCGAAGCCCAGAGAGTGTAA